In a genomic window of Methanosarcina horonobensis HB-1 = JCM 15518:
- a CDS encoding tyrosine-type recombinase/integrase, whose product MYGKMIKYGSYGCTVREFPYTQILTDFLLDCQVRNFSPRTVQSYKSHIKYFLSRYSIQINPVDLKDFLVHIRDEKGYAASTVENYFASLSCFCDYLEWEGIIQENIIPKFRKRYLRYYKDPLPEERQLISLEQMKDLINSAEDLQTKTIFLIFAKTGIRRQELIDLDRSDVYSKQNMIILKNHHFKRSNRTVFYDNECSFYLDRYIKWRYNHRINKPALFLGVQGSRISRDTVYNITTEHAEKLGFHDPTGRLEEKFTPHCFRHFFTTWMIRSGCPREYVQELRGDSRKEAIDIYHHIKHDELRETYLKYIPKLGIKI is encoded by the coding sequence CAAGTCAGAAACTTTTCACCTAGGACGGTCCAAAGCTACAAGAGCCACATAAAATATTTTCTTTCCAGATACTCTATACAGATAAATCCAGTAGATTTGAAAGACTTCCTGGTTCATATAAGGGATGAAAAAGGTTATGCAGCCTCGACAGTGGAAAACTACTTTGCTTCTTTATCTTGTTTCTGTGATTATCTGGAATGGGAAGGAATTATTCAGGAAAATATAATTCCCAAATTCCGAAAAAGGTATTTACGATATTACAAAGATCCTCTTCCTGAAGAAAGACAACTTATCAGCCTTGAACAAATGAAGGATCTAATAAATTCTGCTGAGGATTTGCAAACTAAAACAATATTCCTTATTTTTGCTAAAACAGGTATTCGAAGGCAGGAACTTATAGATCTGGACCGTTCAGATGTTTATTCTAAACAGAACATGATTATTCTTAAGAACCATCATTTTAAGCGATCTAATAGAACCGTTTTTTATGATAATGAATGTTCTTTTTACCTTGATAGATATATCAAGTGGAGATATAATCACAGAATAAATAAGCCTGCTCTTTTTCTCGGTGTTCAGGGTAGCCGGATTAGCAGAGATACTGTATACAATATTACTACAGAACATGCTGAAAAATTAGGATTTCATGACCCTACAGGCAGGCTGGAAGAAAAATTTACCCCTCACTGTTTCCGGCATTTCTTTACTACCTGGATGATAAGGTCCGGATGTCCTCGAGAATATGTTCAGGAACTCCGGGGAGATTCCAGGAAGGAAGCTATAGATATTTATCATCACATTAAGCATGATGAGCTAAGAGAGACTTATTTAAAATATATTCCAAAACTGGGAATAAAGATCTAA
- a CDS encoding GNAT family N-acetyltransferase, with protein MNSIISDSELRTISLNKNHNLSSFSCLSGELNDFLKNDALNDQSNLISRTSLCFWDDELVGFFTLIADTIEAKAVTDGLEHYEYRKYPGVKIARLAVDSRFERRGIGTYLLLAAIGKTLSICDNIGCRYILVDSKKDSIGFYQKNEFKLVDKYKNREFVPMYLNMQPIISEMNLENSS; from the coding sequence TTGAACTCTATAATTTCAGACTCTGAACTTCGTACAATATCCCTTAATAAAAATCATAATCTCTCTTCTTTTAGCTGCTTAAGCGGGGAATTGAATGATTTTCTAAAAAACGATGCTCTGAATGATCAAAGTAATCTAATAAGCAGAACCAGTTTATGCTTTTGGGATGACGAACTGGTAGGATTTTTTACTTTGATAGCAGATACAATTGAAGCTAAGGCTGTAACAGATGGACTTGAACATTACGAATATCGTAAATATCCTGGGGTTAAAATTGCCAGATTAGCAGTAGATTCCAGATTTGAAAGAAGAGGAATAGGTACTTATCTGTTACTTGCAGCCATAGGTAAAACATTATCTATTTGCGATAATATAGGGTGTAGATATATTCTCGTAGATTCAAAAAAAGACTCAATCGGCTTCTATCAAAAAAATGAATTCAAACTTGTAGATAAATACAAAAATCGAGAGTTCGTTCCAATGTATCTTAATATGCAGCCGATTATTTCTGAAATGAACCTTGAGAATAGTAGCTAA